caaatcccagtctcgattcgtgccaacccaacagacactttcggagatacctgtagtgcacatttatagccacccaattacgttgtgacgtttggtacacccaaagcattcctacggtatccgggagttgcacaatctcatggtctaaggaaatgatacttgacattagaaaagctcttagcaaacgaactacacgatcttgtgctatgcttaggattgggtcttgtccatcacatcattctcctaatgatgtgatcccgttatcaatgacatccaatgtccatggtcaggaaaccataaccatctattgatcaacgagctagtcaactagaggcttactagggacatgttgtggtctatgtattcacacatgtattacggtttccagttaatacaattatagcatgaacaatagacaattatcatgaacaaggaaatacaataataatcattttattattgcctttagggcatatttccaacatgccccccttcaagatgttcatgaaaattaaacgagccgaaggcgccgTGCTTCAATTTAGTAAAGTTATACAAACCATGCCTCTGCTAGTATACACCTGTGCCTATGGAGAATTCACACATTGACATTCAGAGGATTGAGCGATGCCTTTGCAGTCATCACGACCGTGCGTCAAACCATGTTTTTTTCTTCGTGTGTGTGAAAACGTTGCTGTTTTTTCCTTACTTGAAAGGTCACATTTGATAGTGTTGGTAGCCCCGCTCGTAACTAACCCATAAATCTCCATTCGCCGGAAATATAATGGGAGCAAAAAGGGAAACAAAGAACCGACACGGTTGGCCGTTATTTTTGTTTGTGTTATCGCACGGAAAGGAGAAATCAGAAAATTCTAGTAGTTGGAAGGTTAAACTGTAAAACACACAAAACCACAAACCGAAAAGGAAAAACCAAGAACCAACCGCGCCGGCTGGTTTTTCCTCGCGGAAGCACTCCACGCGCGACACTTGTCACCCGCGGAGCGCTCCGGAaccgctcgttaactagttgctcttgTTTGTTTCCGGTGTCAACATAACGGGCTGGGCCGAGATGCCGAGTCACGTTTTCTCTGAAAATTATAAACCGAGTCACATAATTCGTTATACGTGTGAGTTTGGTCCACCTGAACTCTTCAACTAACGGACGGAACCCAACTGGCTGGCGCCTGAATCTAGGTTTTCTTTCCTCTTCCCCACCCTGGGGAAAGTAGGGTTCGACGGGAACAAtcgaacttggcgagagctggtgagatggagacggagacgatgGAGGCTGGAAGAAAGAGAGAGCGTCTGATGGAGACGGCGAAATCGGGGAGAAAGCGGGCGGGGAAAAAGAAGGCGTCGAATGCGGTGTCGTTTTTTATGCAATTGACGGTTGATTCAGCGAAGATGGTCGAAGAGGGAAGGCTGAAGCGAGCGGTGGCGAGGCGGAACGAGGAGAACTCCGGCGTGGCGCCGATCGTGCCGGAGGCGCTCACGGAGCAGGAGCGGGCGGCGCTGCTGCAGGAAGAGATGGCGAGGGAGAAGATATTGTCGCGCGAGCGCTCCCTGCAGATGCACGCGGAGAGACTAAGGGAAAAAGAGGAGAGGCCCCGGGCGCCGCCGGGTCCGAACCAAGAAGACGAGTCTGAACAGGATTACAACAAGTACCGGCAGATCTGGGACATGAAGTGGTCCAAACAGTACGGCTCTTTCGAGGACACCAGTGAGCACTTCTCTTTCGTTTCTTCTTTGTTTTATCTGTTTTGATCGATTGATGTTCCTACAAAGTTCATAAGCTGGGTTTCAAGTTTTAACATTCTGTAGATATATAGATGTATAATTGACAATTGTATTGTAGGATTATTAGAAGCTGACAACAACTGTAGATTGGATTATGTCGATTCCTGCCAATTTTGTTCTTTTACTGAATCTGAATCTCCTGTACATGCAGCGTCGATCCCCGCCATGTGTTTCACGGACAATCCTATGCCTCATTTCACTGTCCACCAGACTACCATGCAGATCTTCTCAGTCAAGGTCACGGAAATAACTGGCGGTTTACAGTGGCCCCTCGATGTATTTGGCATGATCGCCATGCGCGACGACCTGGATCATAATCGCAATATTATCTTTAACCGGTCAAGGGACAACTGCCAAACCCTCACCCAACAGGTTATATATTTGGTCCTTCCTGTCATGTGTAATGCAATCtttgctactccctccgatccatattattaTTTGCTTGTCGCTGCTTAAGTACAAAGCTAACCGCAGAACACATATCGGAGTGAGTATTAATAATATCACAATGCTGACCACAGAACACATATAAGTAACCACCTTGTAGCAGACTAAAAGCTTGCCAATGAACATAAACATGTGAATAAGAAAAGTTCAACATGGGAAAGTACAACACACAGATATTTGGTTTAGGAAAATCCATTGAACATTGCTAATGTATAAATTAAAAAGAGGCTAAATACAAGCAACCAGCATGTTCATGTACATCATATCACATATAAGCATGTGTGACATTCAACCTTGTTTTTGTATGTTGACTTAAGTTGATTCTTCCATAAACTGTATTTGCATCTTCCATTCGTTGGTGAATGAGTTTGAATTTATGCTTTGGATGCCAACTTGGTAAAAAAATCTATGAGACCGGGTCTCATTCTAAGGCCGGTGAGACCCATCCGGAAGTGGATCAAGTGTAAGCACATCCAGACTTGGGGACAGATGCGTGTAGTTCAGTTATAGAGGGATCCAGTGAGCCATATGGAAAAGTCTTTGCACTTTTTACCTGACCCTGACCTTAAGAATCATAGGCCTTCTACATGGCACAGTGCATTAGCAGACATTTGTGTCCCTCAATCTGTTTGAGACTAACGTTGTTCTCATTTCTGTTTGATAGTTTCTGGCGTTACTGTCTGAAATTTGGCAATTTACCTTGACAGTGTATTATGAATTGTAAGTATGACTTGCCAGTAGTGTTTTCATATCTGAATGCCTGCACGTTATACGGGAATATAGAAAGATGCCTAATCATGTCACACATCCGTCTCTATACAAATTTAATGCCCATGAATACTATATTTTAGTTAGACAAGGCAAAGCATCTTGCGCCATATAGGAAATAGGAAACAGTAAACTCAtcatatgacataatttgcaaaccTTAAAGTAAATGACGAAAATCGTGGGGAGATGGCACCACCAACCAGAAACATATGTTCGATCGTGGGGAGGTCGATTGCCAGGCTCACCATCACAACCAGCTCAAATGTTTGCATTGAGTAAATACAAAAGATATGCGTTTTGCACATCTGAACCACAACAACTATCATTTTTCTGTGTtactaagggtgtgtttggtttgtgcccCAATTAGCTGCACCAATTTTTTTGCATGACCAATGCTAGGGCATGACCAATTTTTTGGTAAGTTGATCTTGTTTGGTTTAGATCCATTATACTGACATTTTCTTTGGCGAAATCAGTAAGCTTCCATTTGGTTTACATCCAACTAACTTGGCACACTTTGGTAACTAGGATTGATCAGTGTTTAGTGTGATTgcaattaagttttaattaaaaagAAGGGACACCTGTTAAGAACACACTTAATTAACTACAATGTGCCAAGTGAAAAACGGACGTGTAAAAGTACACACTGCGCATCACATGTGTCCGTGGAAATAATGCTGACATCCTTTACTGAACTAAGACAAAGTCGTCGCCATAGTATAGTATTTTGATCCACGGTCTTTTGTTGAAACTGGGATAACTTGGGGAATACTAGCTAGTGTTTGGTACTTTGGGTTGTTATTTGGTTAAGCAGGATTGGTTACCGGCCTCTACACGGGATTAATCGATCCAGAGGTCTGGTAGTACAACGTACGTGCGTGATTTTCCCAGCCATTTAACCTGCCACACTAATTGTGTTGGATAATCACCAAACACAATGAAAAGCATGCGAGGGCAACACTCCCAGTTTTTGGCGAGCATTTTCTGCGCCCCTGGAGCGCCTGCGAGTTGGCAAAATTTACATGGGAGCTACCTGGGCTGGCTGGGCATGCCAAATATTTGGCACCGATCCAAGCAATGACCAAATCTTATGGGCCAACCCATTTTTTGGTAGGGTCACCGTTGGTTGTAAACCAAACGTACCCTAAAACCTTAGGCTATTATTCTCTGCCAGCAACTAACATCATTCATGGTATGCACTTCACATCGATAAACCATTTTGTGATGTTTTGAATATTGTGTTGTTTACTGTTTACCTAGTTTCGGCTTCAGTTTACTTTTAGTTTGAATAGCTAGTTTAAATATTCTTGTCGACGCAACCCAATTTATTTGCGCTTCTCAAATTGTCTTCCTGTAGTTTCTTCTGGCCATCTTCCACCCATTTCAGTTCGAGTCATTGTAGTTAAGTTCCACTTGATGAACGGATTAATAATCCATGGCTAATCGCTTATTACTTCAATAGATGTGTTCCATAGGAGCATTGTTATTTACTTAATTTGATTGATGGTGTTGCATGCAGGGTCAACATTTGGTTCTTACAGGTCCTGCTCGTGCTGTTGTGCACGAGGGGCATCCGTCTGTGTACTTTGAGGCCATTCTAAAAGTTAAGGGCGCTACCTGTTCAGAGGACAGAGATCTAAGCCTCCTGATCAGCCGCTGCAATATCCGTCAATCGCCATCCAAATCGCTTGTGGGCACCAGATGCTACAGAAGTAAGCTCAGCACACTGGAGCTGGCATATGGTATCATCGTCGCTTGCGCCGAGGCCACCATCGCAGTCGAGGTGGTCGAGGGGTCATGGCCGCAAGGGTTCCACGGCCAGTTAACTGCATGTACTGCCAATGTGCCCCACATGAAAGTCTTGCTGCTC
This window of the Triticum aestivum cultivar Chinese Spring chromosome 5D, IWGSC CS RefSeq v2.1, whole genome shotgun sequence genome carries:
- the LOC123120486 gene encoding uncharacterized protein: METETMEAGRKRERLMETAKSGRKRAGKKKASNAVSFFMQLTVDSAKMVEEGRLKRAVARRNEENSGVAPIVPEALTEQERAALLQEEMAREKILSRERSLQMHAERLREKEERPRAPPGPNQEDESEQDYNKYRQIWDMKWSKQYGSFEDTTSIPAMCFTDNPMPHFTVHQTTMQIFSVKVTEITGGLQWPLDVFGMIAMRDDLDHNRNIIFNRSRDNCQTLTQQGQHLVLTGPARAVVHEGHPSVYFEAILKVKGATCSEDRDLSLLISRCNIRQSPSKSLVGTRCYRSKLSTLELAYGIIVACAEATIAVEVVEGSWPQGFHGQLTACTANVPHMKVLLLDSGEKEAVAGDSGKMELSRRVVSVERSGRLMVCALLSRGGEKVVEAETSFAPLEAGRSHGMLDVGSCKLRVTVAWSPILKGYPLRGFSLPSSEAVAS